The Prosthecobacter sp. genome window below encodes:
- a CDS encoding alpha/beta hydrolase-fold protein: protein MAPLRQIREQDRLQSLTPTETTPNVSHPPTPLVQITSQLDSVRRLSAALTAAGHVTHLNEYHGGHDSACWAAELPEALAWLMKG, encoded by the coding sequence TTGGCCCCTCTGCGGCAAATCCGTGAGCAGGACAGGCTTCAGTCACTGACACCGACCGAAACGACGCCCAACGTCTCCCATCCGCCCACACCGCTGGTGCAAATAACCAGCCAGCTCGACTCCGTGCGCCGTCTGTCCGCTGCGCTGACTGCTGCCGGTCACGTCACCCACTTGAACGAATACCACGGCGGCCATGATTCCGCCTGCTGGGCGGCGGAACTGCCGGAAGCACTGGCATGGCTGATGAAGGGCTGA
- a CDS encoding PQQ-binding-like beta-propeller repeat protein has product MISSRVLLSLLLSLSTPLFAEDWPQWRGPRLDGTSQDTGFPISTEGNVTWKAELPGSGHASPIVWQDRIFIVSAVAETEQRVLICLDRASGKTLWQSNVVKAPIESIHRLNSQASSTPATDGQSIFTAFLDNTETDATRAANNGRVIGKGEVPKGTVVISAHDFSGKQIWQVRPGLFSSKHGFCSSPVVFEDKVIVNCDHDGDGYIVALAKTDGKELWRIERPNHTRSYCVPLIRDIGGRTQMVLSGTLCVTSYDPRTGKLLWIIDGPTEQFVASLVFSDQTGLLYMTGGFPEHHLLAIKPDGSGNVTNTHIVWRTNKGVSYVPSPIVEGGHFLIVSDSGIGHCFDAKTGDILWEERLREHHASLASAEGHVYFINDTGTLRTVKPGKTYQALAESELGEKVFASPALSEGQIFIRGDKSLICLGKRSAKTAAR; this is encoded by the coding sequence ATGATCTCCTCTCGCGTCCTTCTCTCTCTGCTCCTCTCCCTCAGCACTCCGCTCTTCGCAGAAGACTGGCCCCAGTGGCGCGGGCCTCGACTCGACGGCACATCTCAAGACACCGGCTTTCCGATTTCGACTGAAGGCAATGTGACATGGAAGGCCGAACTGCCCGGCAGCGGGCATGCGTCGCCGATTGTGTGGCAGGATCGTATCTTCATCGTTTCTGCGGTGGCAGAAACGGAGCAGCGGGTGCTGATCTGCCTCGATCGTGCGTCGGGCAAAACGCTCTGGCAGTCGAACGTGGTCAAAGCGCCCATCGAGAGCATCCACCGCCTCAACAGCCAGGCTTCCAGCACGCCAGCGACGGATGGACAGAGCATCTTCACCGCCTTCCTCGACAACACCGAGACCGACGCCACGCGTGCGGCGAATAACGGACGCGTTATTGGCAAAGGCGAGGTGCCGAAGGGCACGGTCGTCATCTCCGCGCATGATTTCAGCGGCAAACAGATCTGGCAGGTGCGCCCGGGCCTGTTCTCCAGCAAGCACGGCTTCTGCTCCAGCCCCGTCGTGTTTGAAGACAAGGTCATCGTGAACTGCGACCACGACGGCGACGGTTACATCGTTGCTCTGGCCAAAACCGACGGTAAAGAACTGTGGCGCATCGAGCGGCCGAACCACACGCGCAGCTACTGCGTGCCGCTCATTCGCGACATCGGCGGGCGCACGCAGATGGTGCTCAGTGGCACGCTGTGCGTCACCAGCTACGATCCGCGCACCGGCAAGCTGCTGTGGATCATCGACGGCCCCACCGAGCAGTTCGTCGCCTCGCTCGTCTTCAGCGATCAAACCGGCCTGCTCTACATGACCGGTGGTTTCCCCGAGCACCACCTCCTCGCCATCAAGCCCGACGGCAGCGGCAACGTCACCAACACGCACATCGTCTGGCGCACGAACAAAGGCGTGAGCTATGTGCCGTCGCCCATCGTTGAGGGCGGCCACTTCCTCATCGTCTCCGACTCCGGCATCGGCCACTGCTTCGATGCGAAGACCGGTGACATTCTCTGGGAAGAGCGGCTGCGCGAGCATCACGCCTCCCTCGCCAGCGCTGAAGGCCATGTCTATTTCATCAACGACACCGGCACCCTGCGCACCGTGAAGCCCGGCAAGACCTACCAAGCCCTCGCCGAAAGCGAACTCGGCGAAAAAGTCTTCGCCTCACCGGCTCTCAGCGAAGGTCAGATCTTCATCCGTGGCGACAAGAGCCTCATCTGCCTCGGCAAACGCAGCGCGAAGACGGCGGCGAGGTAG
- a CDS encoding aldolase/citrate lyase family protein, producing MRRSKVLAKLRTGKVARICCCGSPIAFFPAMAAHFHYDGIWFDGEHRAWEAREIETMLGRHHAADIDCMWRPPTKEKNGLYRLLEDGAAGLMIPHVASADEARALVSAIKFPPLGDRGFCGGGRDADYWIGKPDDYTDAANRETFLTVQIETPQALENAEAIAAVPGVDILFIGPGDMSLRLGCTPGVNDPVMMDVQKKIAAACKKHGKAWGRPVGSAADAKTLIDLGAQFIVHGSEFGAVHAHFTACAADFDSILGEVAGAPVIPEGKTY from the coding sequence ATGAGACGCTCCAAAGTCCTCGCCAAGCTCCGCACTGGCAAAGTCGCCCGCATCTGCTGCTGCGGCTCGCCCATCGCCTTCTTCCCGGCCATGGCCGCCCATTTTCACTACGACGGTATCTGGTTCGATGGAGAGCATCGCGCGTGGGAGGCCCGTGAAATCGAAACCATGCTCGGTCGTCATCACGCTGCGGACATCGACTGCATGTGGCGTCCGCCGACCAAAGAAAAAAACGGCCTCTACCGCCTCCTCGAAGACGGCGCTGCCGGTCTGATGATTCCGCATGTCGCAAGCGCCGATGAAGCTCGCGCTCTCGTCAGTGCGATCAAATTTCCACCCCTCGGCGACCGCGGCTTCTGCGGTGGTGGGCGCGATGCCGACTACTGGATCGGAAAACCTGACGACTACACCGACGCCGCCAACCGCGAGACCTTCCTCACTGTCCAAATCGAAACGCCGCAGGCTCTCGAAAATGCCGAAGCCATCGCCGCCGTTCCCGGCGTGGACATCCTCTTCATCGGCCCCGGTGACATGTCCCTGCGCCTCGGCTGCACCCCCGGCGTGAACGACCCCGTCATGATGGACGTGCAGAAGAAAATCGCCGCCGCCTGCAAAAAGCACGGCAAAGCCTGGGGCCGCCCCGTCGGCTCCGCCGCTGATGCGAAGACCCTCATCGACCTCGGTGCCCAATTCATCGTCCACGGCAGCGAGTTCGGAGCCGTCCACGCCCACTTCACCGCCTGCGCCGCTGACTTCGACTCCATCCTCGGCGAAGTCGCTGGCGCTCCCGTCATTCCGGAAGGCAAAACTTACTGA
- a CDS encoding SGNH/GDSL hydrolase family protein, giving the protein MRILLFLLACVSLLSAAPLKTAQLLAAGREPVRIVCIGDSITGVYYHTGGLRAYPEMLQIALQKIHPQAQVTVRNAGISGDTTTGGLKRLERDVLAHKPHLVTVMFGMNDLVRTPVVDFQNNLREIIRRCRAIDTEVVLCTQNSILETSARPVAKFAEFTQAIRDVAKAESLIVADCFGAYEAVRTKDSLDWTLLHSDAIHPNMDGHKLFAETIAQAISGKAISLKDIGPPLPALRHTLALLKAGKPVKVLAMPPYDTLIAPAIQQFYPKAVINVTSWPTEGQTLAQLEESAKKVRTMQQDLVIIAVPGSLPVQQPESFHKSYSWIMNWSLSFGLQQWDVIAALPSATKTPLTPEEQQHVAIARRLIESQDLHMLAGDASALTTLLTQHLKPQN; this is encoded by the coding sequence ATGCGCATCCTCCTGTTCCTTCTCGCCTGTGTGAGCCTGCTGTCAGCAGCTCCGCTGAAAACCGCGCAACTCCTCGCCGCAGGCAGAGAACCCGTTCGCATCGTCTGCATCGGCGACAGCATCACCGGCGTCTATTACCACACCGGCGGCCTGCGTGCCTATCCCGAGATGCTGCAAATCGCCCTGCAAAAAATCCACCCGCAGGCCCAGGTCACCGTGCGCAATGCCGGCATCAGCGGCGACACCACCACCGGCGGTCTCAAGCGCCTGGAGCGTGATGTTCTCGCTCACAAGCCGCACCTCGTCACCGTCATGTTCGGCATGAACGACCTCGTGCGCACGCCCGTGGTCGATTTCCAAAACAACCTCCGCGAAATCATCCGTCGCTGCCGTGCCATCGACACCGAGGTGGTCCTCTGCACGCAAAACTCCATTCTGGAAACCTCGGCGCGTCCTGTCGCCAAGTTCGCTGAGTTTACCCAGGCCATCCGCGATGTCGCCAAAGCCGAATCACTCATCGTTGCCGATTGCTTCGGCGCCTACGAGGCCGTGCGCACCAAAGACTCACTCGATTGGACCCTGCTCCACAGCGACGCCATCCATCCCAACATGGACGGTCACAAACTCTTCGCTGAGACCATCGCTCAGGCCATTTCAGGCAAAGCCATCTCGCTCAAAGACATCGGCCCGCCATTACCAGCGCTGCGCCACACGCTCGCTCTCCTCAAAGCTGGCAAACCCGTCAAAGTGCTCGCCATGCCGCCTTACGACACGCTCATCGCTCCCGCGATTCAGCAGTTCTATCCCAAAGCCGTCATCAACGTCACCTCATGGCCCACGGAAGGCCAAACCCTCGCCCAGCTCGAAGAATCCGCCAAAAAAGTGCGCACCATGCAGCAGGATCTCGTGATCATCGCCGTGCCGGGATCGCTGCCCGTGCAACAGCCCGAGTCATTCCACAAAAGCTACTCCTGGATCATGAACTGGTCCCTCAGCTTCGGCCTGCAGCAATGGGATGTCATCGCCGCACTGCCCTCCGCGACGAAAACTCCGCTCACCCCTGAAGAACAACAGCACGTAGCCATCGCCCGTCGTTTGATTGAGTCTCAAGACCTCCACATGCTCGCTGGCGACGCCTCCGCATTGACCACTCTGCTCACCCAACACCTCAAACCCCAAAACTGA
- a CDS encoding RraA family protein — protein sequence MSPNARILPHSDLLQLKRWNTPTIYNGWEQITKHNPGADVFNIEETRDFMPQMGPMVGYAVTLVIEPGNATHRKTNPSAGEEYRRYIASIPGPKIIVVQDLDKPRVLGSAWGEVSANMFRALGCVGTITDGAIRDLDEMTNAGFKALARRLCVGHAHVHPVRWNCEVEVFGRKVSPGDLIHADKHGFMVIPPEDQSRLLEAARFMDSNECTTVIPAARDSAGRSTDEFLANLEASITQFSANVKAKFSREGEW from the coding sequence ATGTCCCCCAACGCGCGCATCCTCCCGCACAGCGACCTGCTTCAACTCAAGCGCTGGAACACCCCGACGATCTACAACGGCTGGGAGCAGATCACGAAGCACAACCCCGGAGCAGATGTCTTCAACATCGAGGAGACCCGCGACTTCATGCCGCAGATGGGGCCGATGGTGGGTTACGCGGTCACCTTGGTGATCGAGCCCGGTAACGCAACGCATCGAAAAACCAATCCCAGCGCTGGGGAAGAATACCGCCGCTACATCGCCAGCATTCCCGGTCCCAAGATCATCGTCGTCCAGGATCTCGACAAACCACGCGTCCTTGGCTCCGCCTGGGGAGAGGTCAGCGCCAACATGTTCCGCGCCCTCGGCTGCGTCGGCACCATCACCGACGGTGCCATCCGCGATCTCGATGAAATGACCAACGCCGGCTTCAAAGCGCTCGCGCGCCGTCTCTGCGTTGGTCATGCGCATGTGCATCCCGTGCGCTGGAACTGCGAGGTCGAGGTCTTTGGCCGCAAAGTCAGTCCCGGCGATCTCATTCATGCCGACAAGCACGGCTTCATGGTCATCCCACCCGAAGATCAGTCGAGATTGCTCGAAGCCGCTCGCTTCATGGACTCGAACGAATGCACCACCGTCATCCCCGCCGCCCGCGACAGCGCAGGCCGCAGCACAGACGAATTCCTCGCCAACCTCGAAGCCTCCATCACTCAGTTCAGCGCCAACGTGAAAGCCAAGTTCAGCCGCGAAGGCGAGTGGTAG
- a CDS encoding ribulokinase — translation MKRYSLGIDYGTNSCRSLLIDLDNGAEVGSTVFNYPSGEMGILLDARDPHVARQNPQDYLDGLESVTRGALQQAKTKIAGFDASYVVGIGIDTTGSTPIPVNQDGTPLGLLPEWKNNLNAMVWLWKDHTGHAEAAEITKLGSEMRPNIMAKCGGIYSSEWFWSKILRLSRVDAKVFEAAFSFVEHCDWIPAVLTGNTDPLTLKRSVCAAGHKAMFSAEWGGLPDKEFLAKLDPKLADLRDRLYSEAHTADTKAGGLCIEWAKRLGLKEGTAICVGAFDAHTGAVGAGIKEGTLVKILGTSTCDLMISPTSKPLADIPGVCGIVNGSVLPGYYGIEAGQSAVGDLFLWLVNHLVPDSYGKTVGEKFVAMEKAMEGQKPGATGLLALDWNNGNRTILVDVRLTGLLLGQTLHTEAHEIYRAYIEATAFGALTIIKRVEEYGVKVEEVVNTGGLSIKNATLMQIYADIIGKPMKVSQSEQTCALGAAIFGAVAAGAGTWQELQSKVTAIREKVYHPIPENVAVYRELYALYRDVHDAFGVADWSGKLSHVMKQLLDIRARQS, via the coding sequence ATGAAGCGCTACTCCCTCGGCATCGACTACGGCACCAATTCCTGCCGCTCCCTTTTGATCGACCTCGACAACGGCGCGGAGGTCGGCTCGACCGTATTCAACTACCCCAGCGGCGAGATGGGCATCCTGCTGGATGCGCGCGACCCGCATGTGGCGCGGCAGAATCCTCAGGACTACCTCGACGGCCTCGAAAGTGTCACACGCGGCGCTTTGCAGCAGGCGAAGACCAAGATCGCTGGATTCGATGCCTCGTATGTTGTTGGCATCGGCATCGACACCACGGGCTCCACGCCCATTCCCGTGAACCAGGACGGCACGCCGCTCGGTTTGCTGCCTGAATGGAAGAACAACCTCAACGCGATGGTCTGGCTGTGGAAAGACCACACCGGCCATGCCGAGGCGGCAGAGATCACCAAGCTCGGCAGCGAGATGCGACCGAACATCATGGCGAAGTGCGGCGGCATTTACTCCAGCGAGTGGTTCTGGAGCAAAATCCTCCGCCTCAGCCGCGTGGACGCGAAGGTCTTCGAGGCCGCTTTCAGCTTCGTCGAGCACTGCGACTGGATTCCCGCCGTTTTGACCGGCAACACCGATCCGCTCACGCTCAAGCGCAGCGTTTGCGCTGCCGGGCACAAAGCGATGTTCAGCGCCGAATGGGGCGGCCTGCCGGACAAAGAATTCCTCGCCAAGCTCGATCCGAAGCTCGCCGATCTGCGTGATCGACTCTATTCCGAGGCCCACACCGCTGATACGAAGGCCGGTGGTCTCTGCATCGAATGGGCGAAGCGTCTCGGGCTCAAAGAAGGCACGGCGATCTGTGTCGGTGCCTTCGATGCGCACACCGGCGCTGTCGGCGCGGGCATCAAAGAGGGCACGCTGGTCAAAATTCTCGGCACGAGCACCTGCGATCTGATGATTTCACCCACCAGCAAGCCGCTGGCGGACATCCCCGGCGTGTGCGGCATCGTGAATGGCAGCGTGTTGCCCGGCTACTACGGCATCGAGGCCGGTCAGAGCGCCGTGGGCGATCTTTTCCTCTGGCTCGTCAATCACCTCGTGCCCGACAGCTACGGCAAGACCGTGGGCGAGAAGTTTGTGGCCATGGAAAAGGCCATGGAAGGCCAGAAGCCCGGCGCGACGGGCCTGCTCGCGCTCGATTGGAACAACGGCAACCGCACCATCCTCGTCGATGTGCGCCTCACCGGTCTGCTGCTCGGCCAGACGCTGCACACCGAGGCGCACGAGATCTACCGCGCCTACATCGAGGCCACGGCGTTCGGAGCGCTCACCATCATCAAACGCGTCGAGGAATACGGCGTGAAGGTCGAGGAAGTCGTCAATACCGGCGGCCTCTCCATCAAGAATGCCACGCTCATGCAGATCTACGCCGACATCATCGGCAAGCCCATGAAAGTCAGCCAGAGCGAGCAAACCTGCGCCCTCGGTGCCGCCATCTTCGGTGCCGTCGCCGCCGGAGCCGGCACCTGGCAGGAGCTCCAATCCAAAGTCACCGCCATCCGTGAGAAGGTGTATCACCCGATCCCCGAGAACGTCGCTGTTTATCGTGAGCTTTATGCGCTGTATCGTGACGTGCATGACGCCTTCGGCGTGGCCGACTGGAGCGGCAAGCTCAGCCATGTGATGAAGCAGCTTCTCGACATCCGGGCGCGGCAGAGCTGA
- a CDS encoding DUF1080 domain-containing protein, with product MTNRLLSFAAIASFAALLHAEDAFVPLFDGKTLTGWEQHSGAAEYRVQDGVIVGKTVPNTGNSFLCTAKKYSNFILEVEFKVDPSMNSGIQFRSNYYTEETEVEIAGKKKKFPADRVHGYQFEIDPSSRAYTGGVYDEGRRGWLFDLKNNEAARKAFKQGEWNQARIECRGSSIKTFINGVPAADFTDDLTKEGVIALQVHGIGKKEEAVGKEVMWRNIRIQELK from the coding sequence ATGACCAATCGCCTGCTATCCTTCGCCGCCATCGCCTCCTTCGCCGCGCTCCTCCATGCCGAGGATGCCTTTGTGCCGCTGTTTGACGGCAAGACGCTCACCGGCTGGGAGCAGCACAGCGGCGCGGCGGAGTATCGCGTGCAGGACGGTGTGATCGTGGGCAAGACGGTGCCGAACACGGGCAATTCATTCCTTTGCACGGCGAAGAAGTACTCGAACTTCATTCTCGAGGTGGAGTTCAAGGTGGACCCCTCGATGAACTCGGGCATCCAGTTCCGCAGCAACTACTACACGGAGGAGACGGAGGTAGAGATCGCGGGCAAGAAGAAGAAATTCCCCGCCGACCGCGTGCATGGCTACCAGTTTGAAATCGATCCCAGCTCACGTGCCTACACCGGCGGCGTGTATGACGAAGGCCGCCGCGGCTGGCTCTTCGACTTGAAGAACAACGAGGCCGCACGCAAGGCCTTCAAGCAGGGCGAGTGGAACCAGGCGCGCATCGAGTGCCGCGGCAGCAGCATCAAGACCTTCATCAATGGCGTTCCAGCCGCTGATTTCACCGACGACCTGACCAAGGAAGGCGTGATCGCCCTTCAGGTGCATGGCATTGGCAAGAAAGAAGAGGCCGTGGGCAAGGAAGTGATGTGGCGGAACATCCGCATCCAGGAGCTGAAGTAG
- a CDS encoding sialidase family protein: MHLILPILLITLTLSAASAESIITLNVDPTPEHPRNSEGSFATLASGRILFIYSQFYGGNGDESPARLVRIHSDDQGRTWSAPVTVVENTAGNNVMSVSLLRLASGKLAMFYCIKNSWIDCRPHMRLSTDDGATWTEPKLIQQAPGYFVLNNDRVIQTSKGRLIVPLAFHRSRGTDPHTSKSWDARAIDTWLYSDDEGTTWTESSSWWAIPVRSGSGLQEPGVVELADGSIFSWCRTDQGAQYGFRSTDAGKTFSPPEPTELKSPNGPASIKRLPGSSNLLAIYNDHSGMFPFPPKKRNPFVAAISTDGGKTWPQRKLIEGDPDGLYHYTAIHFVGDAMLIGYCAGDSKVGALNRLRIRRITLDWLKQP, from the coding sequence ATGCACCTCATCCTTCCAATTCTTCTCATCACTCTCACGCTGTCGGCTGCATCTGCCGAGAGCATCATCACGCTCAATGTCGATCCGACGCCTGAGCATCCGCGCAACTCCGAAGGCTCCTTCGCCACGCTCGCCTCCGGGCGCATCCTCTTCATCTACTCGCAGTTCTACGGCGGCAATGGCGATGAGAGCCCCGCGCGTCTCGTGCGCATCCACTCCGACGATCAAGGCCGCACCTGGAGCGCACCCGTCACCGTCGTGGAAAACACCGCCGGCAACAACGTGATGAGCGTCTCGCTCCTGCGCCTCGCCAGTGGCAAACTGGCGATGTTTTACTGCATCAAGAACAGTTGGATCGACTGCCGCCCACACATGCGCCTCTCCACCGACGACGGCGCGACATGGACCGAGCCCAAGCTCATCCAGCAAGCCCCTGGCTACTTCGTTTTGAACAACGATCGCGTCATCCAGACCAGCAAAGGCCGCCTCATCGTCCCGCTCGCCTTCCACCGCTCACGCGGCACCGATCCGCACACCAGCAAATCGTGGGACGCACGCGCCATCGACACCTGGCTCTACTCCGACGACGAAGGCACCACCTGGACCGAATCTTCAAGCTGGTGGGCCATACCCGTGCGCAGCGGCAGCGGCTTGCAGGAGCCCGGTGTCGTCGAACTCGCCGATGGCTCGATCTTCTCCTGGTGCCGCACCGATCAGGGCGCTCAATACGGCTTCCGCTCCACCGATGCGGGCAAAACCTTTTCACCGCCCGAGCCCACCGAGCTGAAATCCCCCAACGGCCCCGCCAGCATCAAGCGCCTTCCCGGCAGCAGCAACCTCCTCGCCATCTACAACGACCACTCCGGCATGTTCCCGTTCCCGCCGAAGAAGCGCAATCCCTTCGTCGCCGCCATCTCCACGGACGGCGGCAAAACCTGGCCGCAGCGCAAGCTCATCGAAGGCGATCCCGACGGCCTCTACCACTACACCGCCATCCATTTCGTAGGCGATGCCATGCTCATCGGCTATTGCGCGGGCGACAGCAAAGTCGGCGCATTGAATCGTTTGCGCATCCGCCGCATCACCCTCGACTGGCTGAAGCAGCCCTGA
- a CDS encoding substrate-binding domain-containing protein, which translates to MKKNPSTAPRLPQRVSLVTQTAQSLRESMQAGHWHGHLPGERELCARLQVSRHTLRAALQELQHDGSLEVTERQRRRIKLTSQVTKAAHSQVIAAISPRPLLEMSPSSVVMVDELRDQLSRIGFSFEIHVSTACFSSKPARALEALTTRSPAAAWLLFGALEPVQSWFMRRQLPCLVVGSCAPGISLPSVDADHRATCRHAGGMLCGKGHRSIALIRPEGDYGGDIQSEQGLREALGGSRAPHLQVIRHDGTAAHLCTLLDKAMRSAQPPTACVVARAVHVLTVMMFLMQRGKRIPQDVAVISRDDEAFLQHTVPAVTRYAANPSQFARSVCMAARKLAEAGALPPKAIRLMPKLVRGETL; encoded by the coding sequence ATGAAAAAAAATCCCTCCACGGCACCCCGGCTGCCACAACGTGTTTCGCTGGTGACCCAGACGGCGCAGAGCCTGCGCGAGTCGATGCAGGCCGGGCACTGGCACGGGCATCTGCCAGGAGAGCGCGAGCTGTGCGCCCGTTTGCAGGTGAGCCGCCACACGCTGCGCGCGGCGCTGCAGGAGCTCCAGCACGATGGCAGCCTGGAGGTGACGGAGAGGCAGCGGCGGCGCATCAAGCTGACCTCCCAGGTGACCAAGGCGGCGCATTCCCAGGTGATCGCCGCCATCTCGCCACGCCCGCTGCTGGAGATGTCCCCCTCGTCCGTGGTGATGGTGGATGAGCTGCGCGATCAGCTTTCCCGCATCGGTTTCAGTTTCGAGATTCATGTGAGCACCGCGTGCTTTTCCTCCAAGCCAGCCCGTGCGCTGGAGGCGCTCACCACACGCTCGCCTGCAGCGGCCTGGCTGCTGTTTGGCGCGCTGGAGCCGGTGCAGAGCTGGTTCATGCGCCGCCAACTCCCCTGCCTGGTGGTGGGATCATGCGCGCCGGGGATCAGCCTGCCCTCCGTCGATGCCGATCACCGGGCCACCTGCCGCCACGCGGGCGGGATGCTGTGTGGCAAAGGCCACCGCAGCATCGCCCTCATCCGGCCCGAGGGCGATTACGGCGGCGACATTCAGAGCGAGCAGGGGCTGCGTGAGGCCCTGGGCGGCAGCCGCGCGCCGCACTTGCAGGTGATCCGCCATGATGGCACGGCAGCCCACCTCTGCACGCTGCTGGACAAGGCGATGCGCTCCGCCCAGCCGCCCACGGCGTGCGTGGTGGCCCGCGCCGTGCATGTGCTCACCGTGATGATGTTTCTCATGCAGCGCGGCAAACGCATCCCGCAGGACGTGGCGGTGATCTCGCGTGATGACGAGGCCTTTCTCCAGCACACCGTTCCCGCCGTCACCCGCTATGCGGCAAATCCTTCGCAATTCGCACGGAGTGTGTGCATGGCGGCTCGAAAACTCGCCGAAGCCGGCGCCTTGCCGCCCAAGGCGATTCGTTTGATGCCGAAGCTCGTGCGTGGCGAAACGCTGTGA